From the Candidatus Zymogenaceae bacterium genome, the window ACGGCGGCGTTTCTTAAAAAACCTCTTCTTCCGATTTTCTCGTACATGATCACTCACCTCCTACTGGACTATTCACGACAGGGCTCGTCTTTGCTTGTTCCGGACGTGTTTTTATTCGCCTCCCTGAGGCGACACACATTAAGAATATGAATTCATATTCGTATTGTCAAGAGAAATGTGAATTTAATTTCATATTATCTTGACTCCCTATTTTTCTCTGGGTACCATAGGTAACAAGGAGAACCGCAGTCAGATTTGAGCAGGAACATCCATGAAACGTTCACACGATTCATCCGGCGCAATCAGAGAACCGGTACAGGCGAGAAGCCGAGAAAAAAAGACAAGGATCGTCCAAAGCGCCCGGGAGCTGATAAACAAAAAGGGATACGACGCGATTACGACCAGCAGTATCGCTCAACGAGCCGGCGTCTCCATCGGTACCCTCTATGCATATTTCAGCGATAAAAAGGATATTCTCATGGAAGTGGTGGCCGCATTCAACGATGATATATACAACCACTTTCAATCGGGCATCAGTGAAAATACGGCAGATAACCTCTCCCTCGAAGAAACCATCGATGCCGTCCTTCATGCCTTGTGGCATGCCCACATTCACGAAAAACGACTTCACAACGAGATTGTCATCCTCTCCATGAGAGATCCGGAGGTCGATGCGGCGTTTTCCGCCAACGAGAAGCGTCTGTATGAGACGATTCGGGAATTATTGATCCGGTTCAACGATCGGATAGAGGTGAACAATCCCGCAGCCGCGATGTTCGTACTAAAATTCGCCGTTGACGGTGTCCTTAACCGGCTTCTGGATTGCGAAAACAAAATGGATGTCGAAGCGGTACTCCGGGAAATGAGCTCGATGATCCTCAAATACCTAATAAAAACACCGAAACGGTGATTGGAACGTTTCAATCTGCATTGTACGCCTCCCACACCCTCCCCCGATACGTTGTGATCGCTTCTGTTCATTCTGAAACGCGTCGGTGACATTACGGAGCGGTGACGTATGCGCTGTCGACGTTTTTCGCCACCTCCGGACAAACCATGTACCTTTGCGACTATTTTCTTGTATTTTCCACGCATACTCGGTACTCTGGTACATCTTCT encodes:
- a CDS encoding TetR/AcrR family transcriptional regulator yields the protein MKRSHDSSGAIREPVQARSREKKTRIVQSARELINKKGYDAITTSSIAQRAGVSIGTLYAYFSDKKDILMEVVAAFNDDIYNHFQSGISENTADNLSLEETIDAVLHALWHAHIHEKRLHNEIVILSMRDPEVDAAFSANEKRLYETIRELLIRFNDRIEVNNPAAAMFVLKFAVDGVLNRLLDCENKMDVEAVLREMSSMILKYLIKTPKR